The Argentina anserina chromosome 3, drPotAnse1.1, whole genome shotgun sequence genome includes a region encoding these proteins:
- the LOC126786760 gene encoding helicase protein MOM1 isoform X2, with product MVKKIVEMHASFALLGGSSCGCCDGKGCKSSYHLSCLDPPMSDAPTGVWYCSVCVQKNTESSIHSMSDEPESLGNARDVEVSDADDSSRFMEYWVPVEISNVQRELYCEKLLLNPSLLYLSSSKDLVGALHDLLRSTRKCCDHPYILEASVQEKVMEVEGIQAIDNFEEKKKAMLDAGIKTSGKLQLLDMMLMEIKNQGFRVLIVYQSIGGPGIGPGICIGDILDDFLRQRYGEDSYERVEQGVVATKKGESMDKFNNKACGRFVFLLETRACRPNIKLLSVDTIIIFGSDWNPVNDVRALQKISLDSQFEQIKVFRLYSTCTIEEKALILAKEEKILDSNLHNINKINCQLLLSWGAPYQFVKLNEFHLPGSSVSILPVKSPLKDVIQEFVSLLPQDAKNGGFSGLSVISKAHQTGGGYSMKTSLFSELKCQHMGDGKPLSFWLKLWEGKHPQWKYCIGLSQRNRKRVKHMDKELSKKAQVEIDEAVKKRKRLGNSNYGSGNLKPGFERKTTPISEDGAFVTRADNVLRSSSWLSAFINKKSIFAIPVSDKSEERRKFLDAQKSLHLHLKPEISKLCGVLQFSDLHRVWVEKFLEYVMMNHKVNREPATILHAFQISVCWTVASFLKHKLDHKESFALAKQHLNFDCQKEEADRVFSMLRCLKKMFLYRTRNFKAADSPNISELSNNGTISDFQGVKLSAADYQLYLVGKDVEKCINEMRKKFEKKMKKLLEKQSEEQRQIMKFYEEEKEQLERKHKIELAVNRITAMSLDRLRIMETEFEKEIEEHKHRVDMQLQLLEKLQLEARVKLKEKENQRVEEVQNWVREELLNRAPSVAPDETAACSSPVRPVTTSARPIIEDGAHDPMTSEDVNNTVKNNQENVASMIPCAKELMTNGITAESGEALLNVPEIITSKVVTSSLPPFEERIDNSDKIPMFDRDVGLEQPIIVGSTDGPLTLSATEQYPHGTALSMPDREAPLELPETVSLIHGVNNIVSVSPCASEEQIHVVTKNISGNEVESAVVATVSSNDARLNHLSRVPHSSEQLNVDNLTKMGNGEVNDTTTSDIATGVNQQKTPELSSAAKSVTTIYSEHSDQEVASNEPVVPASERPDRGSQFSSACCENQVQDTVLVTSTTEQYGHVQARKEQFTCLPVENQALQSVAIIASDHDELVVHVPNRLSSACAIEVNQSTENQDGGVLSTTVQDGDARATGNQITSQPVENPVSQYVAIVESDHEVPAAVVQLQPPPEPAAIGIDIQPSRSDHTSNQVSQAPMQVVENFSDQSNETALRPAPSLSWHQPFDVITNGSGQFFSETRDTSLTNSRPIHAAPQGTLRMPHHLYPDPLQSELERLNKEMEQNIKSHEDKKLRLKSDYDKKIEEAVAELRRQCETKLQEEEATFRHVQKELDANHNKVLMNKILAEAFRSKCTDLRASNVSGVQQDGHSFIQQLLQFSMQQNGQGTSSVSSSPSTSLPSASLQTSIAPLPSQQGSFIAPIIRLQTSSAPFPSLQTTLPASATAPSQHYTAPIMQTVPLSPASSIPARPPHIGTFSGSTGIPQGGGQIRSPAPHLQPFRPSTSVTGTSPLSQEGGISNPQSHSNTPATSPSLPHLSQMAAPTQQIVPCSGAPHVETAGRSSTPNSASALKLLMDMEKRSGANRPGGLLSLPASNSLNHPGPVFVSSATTNPVNTGATHEIVCLSDDD from the exons ATGGTGAAGAAAATAGTCGAAATGCATGCCTCATTTGCACTTCTGGGGGGAAGCTCTTGTGG GTGCTGTGATGGAAAAGGATGCAAGAGTAGCTATCATCTTTCTTGTCTAGATCCTCCTATGAGTGATGCTCCTACTGGAGTCTGGTACTGTTCTGTGTGTGTTCAGAAAAACACAGAATCCAGTATACATTCTATGTCAGATGAACCAGAGTCACTCGGGAATGCTAGAGACGTGGAGGTATCAGATGCTGATG attcgtcCAGGTTTATGGAGTACTGGGTTCCTGTAGAAATATCGAATGTTCAGCGAGAGCTATACTGTGAAAAGCTGCTGTTAAACCCCTCATTGCTTTACTTATCTTCATCAAAAGATCTTGTTGGAGCACTCCACGATCTACTTAGATCTACACGAAAG TGCTGTGATCACCCTTACATTTTGGAAGCATCGGTACAAGAAAAAGTTATGGAAGTCGAAGGCATTCAAGCAATTGacaattttgaagaaaaaaagaaagcaaTGTTGGATGCCGGAATAAAGACAAGTGGCAAGCTTCAGCTTCTTGACATGATGCTTATGGAGATAAAGAATCAAGGTTTTAGAGTGCTAATCGTATATCAG TCAATAGGTGGTCCGGGAATTGGTCCGGGAATTTGTATAGGAGATATTTTGGATGATTTCCTGCGTCAAAGGTATGGTGAAGACTCTTATGAACGAGTTGAACAGGGTGTCGTTGCCACTAAGAAAGGCGAGTCAATGGACAAGTTTAACAATAAGGCATGTGGTAGGTTTGTGTTCTTATTGGAGACTCGTGCCTGCCGTCCCAACATCAAACTATTATCAGTTGATACTATTATTATATTTGGGAGTGACTGGAACCCAGTGAATGATGTACGAGCCTTGCAAAAGATATCACTTGATTCACAGTTTGAGCAGATAAAAGTATTTCGCTTGTATTCGACTTGCACCATAGAGGAAAAAGCTCTGATTTTGGCAAAGGAGGAGAAGATTCTTGACAGCAATCTGCATAATATTAACAAGATTAATTGTCAATTGCTCCTTTCGTGGGGTGCACCTTATCAATTTGTTAAACTGAATGAGTTTCATTTGCCAGGCTCCAGTGTCAGTATCTTACCAGTAAAATCACCTCTGAAAGATGTCATCCAGGAATTTGTGTCCCTACTTCCTCAGGATGCCAAAAACGGTGGCTTCAGTGGTTTATCTGTTATCTCGAAAGCTCATCAAACAGGAGGAGGTTACAGTATGAAGACTAGCTTGTTCAGTGAATTGAAATGTCAACATATGGGTGATGGGAAGCCACTCAGTTTTTGGTTAAAACTGTGGGAGGGAAAACATCCACAGTGGAAATATTGTATTGGTTTGTCTCAGAGGAACAGAAAAAGAGTAAAACATATGGATAAAGAGCTATCAAAGAAAGCACAAGTTGAAATTGATGAAGCCGTAAAAAAACGGAAGAGGTTGGGAAATAGTAATTATGGTTCAGGCAATTTAAAACCTGGATTTGAGAGGAAAACAACTCCTATATCTGAGGATG GAGCTTTTGTAACTCGAGCAGACAATGTGCTTCGCTCTTCTTCTTGGTTATCTGCTTTTATAAATAAGAAAAGCATTTTTGCAATACCAGTGAGTGACAAATCTGAGGAGAGAAGAAAATTCCTTGATGCTCAGAAGAGTCTGCATCTTCATTTGAAGCCGGAGATATCAAAACTTTGTGGAGTCCTACAATTCTCT GATCTTCACAGGGTTTGGGTTGAAAAGTTTCTTGAATATGTGATGATGAATCACAAAGTTAATAGAGAACCAGCAACCATATTGCATGCATTTCAGATATCTGTG TGTTGGACTGTGGCGTCTTTTCTGAAGCACAAACTTGACCACAAAGAATCGTTTGCACTTGCAAAACAGCATCTTAACTTTGATTGCCAGAAGGAAGAGGCAGACCGCGTTTTTTCAATGCTGCGGTGTCTGAAGAAAATGTTTTTATACCGTACGAGGAACTTTAAGGCTGCAGACTCTCCAAATATTTCTGAACTCTCAAATAATGGTACAATCTCAGACTTCCAAGGGGTCAAATTGAGTGCTGCAGACTATCAGCTATATTTAGTAGGCAAGGATGTTGAAAAATGTATCAATGAAATGCGGAAGAAgtttgagaagaagatgaaaaaacTTCTCGAAAAACAATCTGAAGAGCAAAgacaaattatgaaattttacGAGGAGGAAAAGGAGCAACTTGAAAGGAAGCACAAAATAGAGTTGGCTGTAAATCGAATTACTGCAATGAGTTTAGATAGACTGAGGATCATGGAAACTGAATTTGAAAAGGAAATTGAAGAGCATAAACACCGGGTGGACATGCAGCTGCAACTGCTCGAGAAATTACAGCTGGAAGCAAGGGTTAAGCTCAAAGAGAAGGAGAACCAACGAGTAGAGGAAGTGCAAAACTGGGTTCGTGAGGAGTTGTTGAATAGGGCACCTTCAGTTGCACCTGATGAAACTGCAGCATGTAGCAGTCCCGTTAGACCAGTCACGACTTCTGCTCGACCCATTATTGAAGATGGTGCACATGATCCAATGACTTCTGAGGATGTTAATAATACTGTGAAAAACAATCAAGAAAATGTTGCTTCTATGATTCCTTGTGCCAAGGAGCTGATGACTAACGGAATCACCGCAGAAAGTGGGGAGGCTCTACTAAATGTCCCAGAGATCATCACTAGCAAAGTTGTAACCTCCAGTCTTCCTCCTTTTGAAGAAAGGATTGACAACTCTGACAAAATACCCATGTTTGATAGGGATGTTGGACTGGAACAGCCCATAATTGTCGGTTCAACTGATGGTCCACTGACTCTGTCAGCTACAGAACAGTACCCTCATGGGACTGCATTAAGCATGCCTGACAGAGAGGCACCACTTGAATTGCCTGAGACTGTCAGTTTGATTCATGGTGTTAATAATATTGTGTCTGTGAGCCCTTGTGCATCTGAAGAACAAATCCATGTAGTAACAAAAAACATATCAGGTAATGAGGTCGAGTCAGCAGTGGTTGCAACTGTGAGTTCGAATGATGCTCGACTGAATCATCTCTCCAGGGTTCCTCATTCATCTGAACAACTGAATGTTGACAATCTTACAAAAATGGGGAACGGTGAAGTGAATGATACTACTACATCTGATATTGCAACTGGGGTCAACCAGCAGAAAACTCCTGAGTTATCTTCAGCTGCTAAATCGGTCACAACTATATATTCTGAGCACTCAGACCAAGAAGTAGCCTCCAATGAGCCAGTAGTACCAGCCTCTGAGAGACCAGACCGTGGTTCTCAGTTTTCTTCAGCGTGTTGTGAGAACCAAGTTCAAGATACTGTCTTGGTTACATCGACTACAGAGCAATATGGACATGTGCAAGCTCGCAAAGAGCAGTTTACATGCCTACCAGTTGAAAATCAAGCATTGCAATCAGTTGCAATCATAGCTTCTGATCATGATGAGTTAGTGGTACATGTACCTAACAGATTATCTTCAGCTTGTGCAATTGAAGTTAATCAAAGTACTGAAAATCAAGATGGAGGTGTCCTGTCCACTACGGTACAAGATGGAGATGCACGAGCTACTGGGAACCAGATTACAAGTCAACCAGTTGAAAACCCAGTATCCCAATATGTTGCCATTGTAGAATCTGATCATGAAGTGCCCGCAGCTGTAGTACAACTACAGCCTCCTCCTGAGCCTGCAGCTATTGGAATTGACATTCAGCCAAGTAGGAGCGATCACACCTCTAACCaagtttctcaggctcccatGCAAGTAGTTGAGAACTTTTCTGATCAATCAAATGAAACTGCTTTGCGGCCAGCACCAAGTCTATCCTGGCATCAGCCGTTTGATGTAATTACTAATGGATCTGGGCAGTTTTTTTCAGAAACACGGGATACTTCTTTAACTAATAGTCGTCCTATACATGCTGCTCCCCAGGGGACACTAAGGATGCCTCACCATTTATACCCTGACCCACTTCAAAGTGAATTGGAAAGATTGAATAAAGAAATGGAACAAAACATTAAGTCTCATGAAGATAAG AAGCTGCGTCTGAAATCCGATTATGACAAGAAAATAGAAGAGGCTGTTGCTGAACTTCGCCGGCAATGTGAGACTAAACTTCAGGAGGAAGAAGCCACGTTTCGGCATGTACAGAAGGAACTGGATGCAAATCATAATAAAGTTTTGATGAATAAGATTTTGGCTGAGGCTTTCAGGTCTAAATGCACAGATCTTAGGGCGTCAAATGTGTCTGGAGTGCAGCAAG ACGGACATTCTTTTATCCAGCAGTTGCTTCAGTTTTCTATGCAGCAAAATGGACAGGGGACTTCTTCAGTTTCTAGCTCACCATCAACCAGCCTTCCTTCAGCTAGTCTGCAGACTTCTATTGCACCCTTACCCAGCCAACAGGGTTCTTTTATTGCTCCAATTATCAGACTGCAGACTTCTAGTGCACCTTTTCCCAGCCTGCAAACAACCCTACCGGCATCTGCGACTGCACCCAGTCAGCATTACACAGCTCCAATCATGCAGACTGTTCCGCTTTCCCCTGCTTCTTCCATTCCAGCAAGACCCCCTCATATCGGTACCTTTTCTGGTTCCACAGGAATCCCCCAAGGTGGAGGTCAGATCCGTTCCCCAGCCCCACATCTCCAACCATTTAGGCCTTCAACATCTGTTACAG GCACCAGCCCTCTGTCTCAGGAAGGTGGGATTTCAAATCCTCAATCCCATAGCAACACCCCAGCGACATCGCCATCACTTCCGCATTTGTCTCAAATGGCAGCTCCCACACAACAGATTGTTCCCTGTAGTGGGGCCCCACATGTTGAAACTGCAGGGCGTAGCTCGACACCTAATTCTGCATCTGCGTTGAAGTTGCTGATGGATATGGAGAAACGTTCAGGTGCAAATCGACCAGGTGGTTTGTTGTCACTGCCGGCTTCAAATTCACTGAACCATCCTGGTCCTGTTTTTGTGAGCAGCGCAACTACCAACCCTGTAAATACAGGTGCAACCCATGAAATAGTTTGTTTATCTGACGATGACTAA